In Populus alba chromosome 9, ASM523922v2, whole genome shotgun sequence, a genomic segment contains:
- the LOC118034708 gene encoding uncharacterized protein isoform X1, with amino-acid sequence MDSRNSNPPCMRVLTRPPTPTPTPAPGPTSASSSSPDPQPSSQSHPRSLEGVVVVGFLSRSPDHSTHLINRILDSNAFGSGHLDKTLFVDKEEIKDWFKKRKISYYHEEEKGLLFLQFCSIRCPIIHGFSNSGLEELEFEELQGLLFMFSVCHVILYIQEGSRFDTHVLQKFRVLQASKHALTPYVRSRTIPPLSSRPHSSLSSSRLASSTGSSPVRSGSFTSRNSSAVSIMSGLGSYVSLFPGYCTPVMLFVFVDDFLDVLNSSSSVEESTDSSSFNQSSGLSSVARSNAPAKGSGSVVVLARPVSKSEGGFRKKLQSSLEAQIRFLIKKCRTLSGSESGHTGSRSGAVSSSAPLFSLDASRSVVLLDRSANLRGESLEFATDLVEDILNGKATSDSLLLERHSQNANKEDILSIKEFIYRQSDILRGKGGLVTGTNSGSAAGVGMVAVAAAAAAASASAGSGKTLTTPELPSLEIWLSSSQLILNGILSAKRSCIDETEVVKRKPRQRNIGSAQVEGTSRVMDPLDVAVYLLENSRGLNTKFSTSWCEKALPTAKNEYLKDLPACYATAQHEAHLEKALRAFMSMVRGPAVQLFAKKLEDECTSIWKSGRQLCDAVSLTGKPCMHQRHNVDTGEPHNDAAAKPHSSGYFYLHACACGRSRQLLSDPFDFESANVSSNCFTDCDKLLPAIQLPEGSNIGPIQSSSWSLIRVAGTRYYEPSKGLLQSGFSSTHKFLSKWTIFLEKPTNLNGLPASNLLQGSVIRSSSDPQGEFNGDIDRKKTVFYSADMETGVENQRKLSVNSKLDDKKISFGRNIPNFTMRKPFSEVVAGSSATDSGFPPLQQRKQHPSISEKGSRKNWARDRSVDQVHPKVVQGSHKSEDMSPVQETLNGMAFNGGLDGDPFLRIGSNVVPVNINGGEVVKSSKHSIVYVGFEHECPHGHRFLLSLDHLNELGPLYSLPEESRVPSAETSDNSLLDPSNLGRNSGTGKGHRRSKDMAVATANKLRNADKSKEMRANWNPSINGLVKFSGSGKEQKQTSLNAATRPNFMKCLEADFLSISLDDGGSAFSILNRNLPIYMNCPYCQLSKNKKDPPKVKFAGTLSQLQRIFLVTPPFPVVLASCPVIQFAASCLPPSVSDREQKLQFSLGCQVVLPPESFLTLKLPFVYGVQLVDGNPVPLNAFECQPEMTAWIMRGTALQVVSKASKLREGHQK; translated from the exons ATGGACTCTCGCAACTCGAACCCACCTTGCATGCGGGTCCTAACCCGACCCCCCACACCCACACCCACACCCGCACCTGGACCCACATCCGCTTCCTCTTCCTCTCCAGATCCCCAACCATCATCGCAGTCCCATCCTCGCTCCCTGGAAGGTGTAGTAGTGGTTGGGTTCCTTTCCCGGAGCCCCGACCACTCTACACACCTTATCAATCGGATCCTTGACTCCAACGCATTCGGTTCGGGTCATCTCGACAAAACATTGTTTGTGGATAAAGAGGAAATTAAGGATTGGTTTAAGAAGAGGAAAATCAGTTATTACcatgaagaagagaaagggctCTTGTTCTTGCAGTTTTGCTCGATCCGCTGCCCCATTATTCATGGGTTCTCGAATTCGGGTTTGGAAGAGCTGGAGTTTGAAGAACTTCAGGGTTTGCTCTTCATGTTCTCT GTTTGCCATGTGATACTATATATACAGGAGGGTTCACGTTTTGACACTCATGTTTTGCAAAAGTTTAGGGTTTTACAAGCATCTAAGCATGCACTAACTCCATATGTGAGATCGAGAACTATCCCGCCACTGTCATCTAGGCCTCATTCTTCGCTGTCTTCATCTAGGCTGGCTTCTTCGACTGGTTCTTCTCCTGTTAGAAGTGGTAGTTTCACGAGTCGCAATTCTTCGGCTGTTTCTATTATGTCTGGTTTAGGTTCCTATGTGTCGTTGTTTCCGGGATATTGTACTCCAGTGATGCTCTTTGtattcgttgatgatttcttggATGTGCTGAATTCTAGTTCTAGTGTGGAGGAGTCAACTGATAGTTCCTCATTCAATCAATCTTCTGGTTTGAGTAGTGTGGCTAGGTCAAATGCACCTGCAAAAGGTTCTGGTTCAGTTGTTGTGCTAGCACGCCCTGTAAGTAAATCAGAAGGTGGTTTCAGGAAGAAACTGCAGTCATCTCTTGAAGCACAGATTCGTTTTCTGATAAAGAAATGCCGAACACTATCAGGTTCTGAAAGTGGTCATACTGGTTCGAGAAGTGGGGCTGTTTCAAGTTCTGCACCCTTGTTTTCACTTGACGCATCAAGATCTGTTGTGTTGCTTGACAGGTCTGCAAATCTGAGGGGTGAATCGTTGGAGTTTGCTACTGATCTCGTGGAAGATATTTTGAATGGAAAAGCAACCTCAGATTCTCTTTTGCTTGAAAGGCATAGTCAGAATGCAAACAAAGAGGACATTTTATCCATAAAGGAGTTCATTTACAGGCAGTCTGATATTTTGAGAGGAAAAGGGGGGTTGGTTACTGGCACAAACAGTGGCTCCGCAGCTGGTGTTGGCATGGTTGCAGTtgctgcagctgcagctgcagcttCAGCTTCAGCTGGGTCTGGAAAGACATTGACTACTCCTGAACTTCCAAGTTTGGAAATATGGTTATCATCCAGTCAACTTATTCTAAATGGAATTCTTTCCGCAAAACGCAGTTGTATTGATGAAACTGAAGTTGTTAAAAGGAAACCTCGTCAACGAAACATTGGTTCAGCTCAAGTTGAAGGAACTTCAAGGGTTATGGATCCTCTAGATGTTGCAGTAtatttgctggaaaatagtAGAGGTCTTAACACAAAATTTTCGACTTCGTGGTGTGAAAAAGCTCTTCCAACTGCAAAGAATGAGTATTTGAAGGATTTGCCTGCTTGTTATGCCACTGCACAGCATGAGGCCCATTTAGAAAAAGCATTGCGTGCTTTCATGTCCATGGTCAGGGGGCCTGCAGTTCAACTGTTTGCTAAAAAGCTGGAGGATGAATGTACATCCATCTGGAAATCTGGGAGGCAGCTATGTGATGCTGTTAGTTTGACGGGGAAACCGTGCATGCACCAGAGACACAATGTTGATACTGGTGAGCCGCATAATGATGCTGCAGCCAAGCCACATTCAAGTGGATACTTTTACCTTCATGCTTGTGCCTGTGGTCGTTCTCGGCAACTACTATCTGACccttttgattttgaatcaGCAAATGTATCCTCTAATTGCTTCACAGACTGTGACAAACTCCTTCCTGCCATCCAATTACCTGAGGGCAGCAATATAGGACCGATTCAATCATCTTCATGGAGTTTGATTCGTGTTGCAGGCACAAGGTACTATGAACCTTCTAAGGGTCTCCTGCAGAGTGGGTTCTCTTCTACACataaatttctttcaaaatgGACAATATTTCTAGAGAAACCGACAAACCTAAATGGCCTACCAGCTTCAAATTTGCTGCAAGGTTCTGTAATTAGGTCAAGTTCAGATCCCCAGGGTGAATTTAATGGTGACATAGATAGAAAGAAAACTGTGTTTTACTCTGCAGATATGGAGACAGGGgtggaaaatcaaagaaaacttTCAGTAAATAGCAAATTAGATgacaaaaaaatcagttttggtAGAAATATTCCAAATTTTACAATGAGAAAGCCCTTTTCTGAGGTTGTAGCCGGATCATCAGCTACAGATTCTGGATTTCCTCCCCTACAGCAGAGGAAACAGCACCCATCAATTTCTGAGAAAGGTTCCAGGAAAAACTGGGCGAGAGATAGGAGTGTAGACCAGGTTCATCCTAAAGTTGTTCAAGGATCTCACAAATCTGAAGATATGTCACCTGTTCAAGAAACTTTAAATGGAATGGCTTTTAATGGTGGCCTAGATGGTGATCCTTTCCTACGAATAGGAAGCAATGTAGTCCCTGTGAATATTAATGGTGGTGAAGTAGTGAAATCTTCCAAGCATTCAATAGTTTATGTTGGTTTTGAGCATGAGTGCCCCCATGGCCACCGATTCTTATTAAGTTTAGATCATCTCAATGAACTAGGACCTTTGTATTCTTTGCCTGAAGAGTCTCGTGTACCTTCTGCGGAAACTTCAGACAATAGTCTGCTTGATCCTTCAAACTTGGGCAGAAACAGTGGCACTGGTAAAGGTCATCGAAGATCAAAGGACATGGCTGTTGCTACTGCAAATAAGTTGAGAAATGCAGATAAGTCAAAGGAGATGAGGGCAAATTGGAATCCATCTATTAATGGGCTGGTAAAGTTCTCTGGTTCAGGGAAGGAACAGAAACAGACTTCTCTCAATGCTGCAACACGCCCCAATTTTATGAAATGTCTTGAAGCGGACTTTCTTTCTATTAGCCTTGATGATGGTGGAAGTGCTTTCTCCATTTTGAATAGAAATTTACCAATATATATGAATTGCCCTTACTGCCAACTCTCCAAGAACAAGAAGGATCCACCAAAGGTCAAGTTTGCTGGCACATTATCACAGTTGCAGAGGATTTTTCTG GTAACGCCTCCATTTCCAGTTGTGTTGGCCTCATGCCCAGTTATACAATTTGCG GCATCGTGCCTCCCGCCATCAGTGTCGGACCGTGAGCAAAAGCTGCAGTTCAGCCTCGGATGTCAAGTAGTCCTACCACCAGAGAGTTTCCTTACTCTCAAACTCCCATTTGTGTATGGTGTACAACTAGTGGATGGAAATCCAGTTCCTCTTAATGCTTTTGAATGTCAACCAGAAATGACAGCCTGGATTATGAGGGGCACAGCCCTGCAAGTTGTTTCCAAGGCAAGTAAACTCAGGGAGGGACACCAGAAGTAG
- the LOC118034708 gene encoding uncharacterized protein isoform X2 yields the protein MQVCHVILYIQEGSRFDTHVLQKFRVLQASKHALTPYVRSRTIPPLSSRPHSSLSSSRLASSTGSSPVRSGSFTSRNSSAVSIMSGLGSYVSLFPGYCTPVMLFVFVDDFLDVLNSSSSVEESTDSSSFNQSSGLSSVARSNAPAKGSGSVVVLARPVSKSEGGFRKKLQSSLEAQIRFLIKKCRTLSGSESGHTGSRSGAVSSSAPLFSLDASRSVVLLDRSANLRGESLEFATDLVEDILNGKATSDSLLLERHSQNANKEDILSIKEFIYRQSDILRGKGGLVTGTNSGSAAGVGMVAVAAAAAAASASAGSGKTLTTPELPSLEIWLSSSQLILNGILSAKRSCIDETEVVKRKPRQRNIGSAQVEGTSRVMDPLDVAVYLLENSRGLNTKFSTSWCEKALPTAKNEYLKDLPACYATAQHEAHLEKALRAFMSMVRGPAVQLFAKKLEDECTSIWKSGRQLCDAVSLTGKPCMHQRHNVDTGEPHNDAAAKPHSSGYFYLHACACGRSRQLLSDPFDFESANVSSNCFTDCDKLLPAIQLPEGSNIGPIQSSSWSLIRVAGTRYYEPSKGLLQSGFSSTHKFLSKWTIFLEKPTNLNGLPASNLLQGSVIRSSSDPQGEFNGDIDRKKTVFYSADMETGVENQRKLSVNSKLDDKKISFGRNIPNFTMRKPFSEVVAGSSATDSGFPPLQQRKQHPSISEKGSRKNWARDRSVDQVHPKVVQGSHKSEDMSPVQETLNGMAFNGGLDGDPFLRIGSNVVPVNINGGEVVKSSKHSIVYVGFEHECPHGHRFLLSLDHLNELGPLYSLPEESRVPSAETSDNSLLDPSNLGRNSGTGKGHRRSKDMAVATANKLRNADKSKEMRANWNPSINGLVKFSGSGKEQKQTSLNAATRPNFMKCLEADFLSISLDDGGSAFSILNRNLPIYMNCPYCQLSKNKKDPPKVKFAGTLSQLQRIFLVTPPFPVVLASCPVIQFAASCLPPSVSDREQKLQFSLGCQVVLPPESFLTLKLPFVYGVQLVDGNPVPLNAFECQPEMTAWIMRGTALQVVSKASKLREGHQK from the exons ATGCAGGTTTGCCATGTGATACTATATATACAGGAGGGTTCACGTTTTGACACTCATGTTTTGCAAAAGTTTAGGGTTTTACAAGCATCTAAGCATGCACTAACTCCATATGTGAGATCGAGAACTATCCCGCCACTGTCATCTAGGCCTCATTCTTCGCTGTCTTCATCTAGGCTGGCTTCTTCGACTGGTTCTTCTCCTGTTAGAAGTGGTAGTTTCACGAGTCGCAATTCTTCGGCTGTTTCTATTATGTCTGGTTTAGGTTCCTATGTGTCGTTGTTTCCGGGATATTGTACTCCAGTGATGCTCTTTGtattcgttgatgatttcttggATGTGCTGAATTCTAGTTCTAGTGTGGAGGAGTCAACTGATAGTTCCTCATTCAATCAATCTTCTGGTTTGAGTAGTGTGGCTAGGTCAAATGCACCTGCAAAAGGTTCTGGTTCAGTTGTTGTGCTAGCACGCCCTGTAAGTAAATCAGAAGGTGGTTTCAGGAAGAAACTGCAGTCATCTCTTGAAGCACAGATTCGTTTTCTGATAAAGAAATGCCGAACACTATCAGGTTCTGAAAGTGGTCATACTGGTTCGAGAAGTGGGGCTGTTTCAAGTTCTGCACCCTTGTTTTCACTTGACGCATCAAGATCTGTTGTGTTGCTTGACAGGTCTGCAAATCTGAGGGGTGAATCGTTGGAGTTTGCTACTGATCTCGTGGAAGATATTTTGAATGGAAAAGCAACCTCAGATTCTCTTTTGCTTGAAAGGCATAGTCAGAATGCAAACAAAGAGGACATTTTATCCATAAAGGAGTTCATTTACAGGCAGTCTGATATTTTGAGAGGAAAAGGGGGGTTGGTTACTGGCACAAACAGTGGCTCCGCAGCTGGTGTTGGCATGGTTGCAGTtgctgcagctgcagctgcagcttCAGCTTCAGCTGGGTCTGGAAAGACATTGACTACTCCTGAACTTCCAAGTTTGGAAATATGGTTATCATCCAGTCAACTTATTCTAAATGGAATTCTTTCCGCAAAACGCAGTTGTATTGATGAAACTGAAGTTGTTAAAAGGAAACCTCGTCAACGAAACATTGGTTCAGCTCAAGTTGAAGGAACTTCAAGGGTTATGGATCCTCTAGATGTTGCAGTAtatttgctggaaaatagtAGAGGTCTTAACACAAAATTTTCGACTTCGTGGTGTGAAAAAGCTCTTCCAACTGCAAAGAATGAGTATTTGAAGGATTTGCCTGCTTGTTATGCCACTGCACAGCATGAGGCCCATTTAGAAAAAGCATTGCGTGCTTTCATGTCCATGGTCAGGGGGCCTGCAGTTCAACTGTTTGCTAAAAAGCTGGAGGATGAATGTACATCCATCTGGAAATCTGGGAGGCAGCTATGTGATGCTGTTAGTTTGACGGGGAAACCGTGCATGCACCAGAGACACAATGTTGATACTGGTGAGCCGCATAATGATGCTGCAGCCAAGCCACATTCAAGTGGATACTTTTACCTTCATGCTTGTGCCTGTGGTCGTTCTCGGCAACTACTATCTGACccttttgattttgaatcaGCAAATGTATCCTCTAATTGCTTCACAGACTGTGACAAACTCCTTCCTGCCATCCAATTACCTGAGGGCAGCAATATAGGACCGATTCAATCATCTTCATGGAGTTTGATTCGTGTTGCAGGCACAAGGTACTATGAACCTTCTAAGGGTCTCCTGCAGAGTGGGTTCTCTTCTACACataaatttctttcaaaatgGACAATATTTCTAGAGAAACCGACAAACCTAAATGGCCTACCAGCTTCAAATTTGCTGCAAGGTTCTGTAATTAGGTCAAGTTCAGATCCCCAGGGTGAATTTAATGGTGACATAGATAGAAAGAAAACTGTGTTTTACTCTGCAGATATGGAGACAGGGgtggaaaatcaaagaaaacttTCAGTAAATAGCAAATTAGATgacaaaaaaatcagttttggtAGAAATATTCCAAATTTTACAATGAGAAAGCCCTTTTCTGAGGTTGTAGCCGGATCATCAGCTACAGATTCTGGATTTCCTCCCCTACAGCAGAGGAAACAGCACCCATCAATTTCTGAGAAAGGTTCCAGGAAAAACTGGGCGAGAGATAGGAGTGTAGACCAGGTTCATCCTAAAGTTGTTCAAGGATCTCACAAATCTGAAGATATGTCACCTGTTCAAGAAACTTTAAATGGAATGGCTTTTAATGGTGGCCTAGATGGTGATCCTTTCCTACGAATAGGAAGCAATGTAGTCCCTGTGAATATTAATGGTGGTGAAGTAGTGAAATCTTCCAAGCATTCAATAGTTTATGTTGGTTTTGAGCATGAGTGCCCCCATGGCCACCGATTCTTATTAAGTTTAGATCATCTCAATGAACTAGGACCTTTGTATTCTTTGCCTGAAGAGTCTCGTGTACCTTCTGCGGAAACTTCAGACAATAGTCTGCTTGATCCTTCAAACTTGGGCAGAAACAGTGGCACTGGTAAAGGTCATCGAAGATCAAAGGACATGGCTGTTGCTACTGCAAATAAGTTGAGAAATGCAGATAAGTCAAAGGAGATGAGGGCAAATTGGAATCCATCTATTAATGGGCTGGTAAAGTTCTCTGGTTCAGGGAAGGAACAGAAACAGACTTCTCTCAATGCTGCAACACGCCCCAATTTTATGAAATGTCTTGAAGCGGACTTTCTTTCTATTAGCCTTGATGATGGTGGAAGTGCTTTCTCCATTTTGAATAGAAATTTACCAATATATATGAATTGCCCTTACTGCCAACTCTCCAAGAACAAGAAGGATCCACCAAAGGTCAAGTTTGCTGGCACATTATCACAGTTGCAGAGGATTTTTCTG GTAACGCCTCCATTTCCAGTTGTGTTGGCCTCATGCCCAGTTATACAATTTGCG GCATCGTGCCTCCCGCCATCAGTGTCGGACCGTGAGCAAAAGCTGCAGTTCAGCCTCGGATGTCAAGTAGTCCTACCACCAGAGAGTTTCCTTACTCTCAAACTCCCATTTGTGTATGGTGTACAACTAGTGGATGGAAATCCAGTTCCTCTTAATGCTTTTGAATGTCAACCAGAAATGACAGCCTGGATTATGAGGGGCACAGCCCTGCAAGTTGTTTCCAAGGCAAGTAAACTCAGGGAGGGACACCAGAAGTAG
- the LOC118034760 gene encoding aquaporin TIP1-1 — protein MPNLIVIDRIAIGSVGVDFHPNAFKAALAEFISTLIFVFAGQGSTMAYNKLTSNAPTSPAGLIAVALAHAFGLFVAVATSANISGGHCNPAVTFGAFLGGNITLLRGILYWIAQLLGSTVACLLLKFTTHYMTVSVFTLSPGVSVWNAFVFEIVMTFALVYTVYATAIDPKKGDVGVIAPLAIGFVLGANILAGGAFEGAALNPAVPFGPALVSWNWYHHWVYWAGPLIGGGLAGVVYELIFISHTHEPLPVVEY, from the exons ATGCCTAATCTTATTGTGATCGACCGCATAGCGATCGGAAGTGTAGGGGTTGACTTTCATCCTAATGCATTCAAGGCTGCGTTGGCTGAGTTCATCAGtactttaatttttgtgtttgctGGACAAGGGTCTACGATGGCCTACAACAAACTTACATCAAATGCACCAACATCCCCGGCAGGGCTGATTGCCGTGGCACTAGCACACGCATTCGGCTTATTTGTGGCAGTTGCTACCAGTGCCAACATCTCCGGCGGCCATTGCAACCCTGCTGTTACTTTTGGTGCTTTCCTTGGTGGCAACATTACTCTCCTCCGTGGGATTCTTTATTGGATTGCACAGCTCCTTGGTTCAACCGTGGCTTGCTTGCTTCTTAAGTTTACCACTCATTACATG ACAGTCTCAGTGTTCACTCTGTCCCCTGGGGTGAGTGTATGGAACGCATTTGTGTTCGAGATTGTAATGACTTTTGCCCTAGTTTACACCGTATATGCAACAGCCATTGATCCAAAGAAAGGTGATGTGGGAGTCATTGCACCTCTAGCCATTGGCTTTGTACTGGGAGCCAACATTTTGGCTGGTGGAGCTTTTGAAGGAGCAGCCTTGAACCCCGCGGTGCCTTTCGGACCGGCTTTGGTGAGCTGGAACTGGTACCACCACTGGGTTTACTGGGCTGGACCTTTGATCGGAGGCGGGCTTGCCGGGGTTGTTTACGAGCTCATCTTCATCAGCCACACTCACGAGCCACTGCCCGTTGTAGAATATTAG
- the LOC118034756 gene encoding transcription factor FER-LIKE IRON DEFICIENCY-INDUCED TRANSCRIPTION FACTOR, whose product MDRMDDPAGNSLAVQTNYQFQLHDFIDEANFDRYIDLIRGENEITAFDCDLINGFLVDNQFGLSTGDKFDCDLINHVPTHTSSAMEQDPNYVPFALPSFDGDMGLGAEEDTDEEDSSGTTTTTKKTKKDRSRTLISERRRRGRMKEKLYALRSLVPNITKMDKASIIGDAVLYVQELQMQANKLKADIASLESSLGSHGYQGSNRNPKNLQNTSNNHPIRKKIIKMDVFQVEERGFYVRLVCNKGEGIAASLYRALESLTSFSVQNSNLATTSEGFVLTFTLNVKESEQDMNLPNLKLWVTGALLNQGFELFTA is encoded by the exons ATGGATAGGATGGATGATCCAGCTGGAAACTCTTTAGCAGTGCAGACTAATTATCAGTTTCAGTTGCATGATTTCATTGATGAAGCCAACTTCGATCGATACATTGATCTAATTCGAGGAGAGAATGAAATCACTGCTTTCGATTGTGATCTTATCAATGGCTTTTTGGTGGATAACCAATTTGGTCTGTCCACAGGAGATAAATTTGATTGTGATCTCATCAACCATGTTCCTACACACACTTCTAGTGCAATGGAACAAGATCCCAATTACGTCCCCTTTGCATTGCCGAGTTTTGACGGGGACATGGGATTAGGGGCTGAAGAAGATACTGATGAGGAAGACTCTTCTGGAACCACCACAACGACTAAGAAAACGAAGAAGGATCGATCAAGGACATTGATTTCGGAGCGAAGGAGGAGGGGTAGGATGAAGGAGAAGCTCTATGCTTTGCGGTCCTTGGTTCCTAATATAACTAAG ATGGACAAGGCCTCCATAATTGGGGATGCCGTATTATATGTGCAAGAGCTGCAAATGCAAGCCAATAAGCTAAAAGCTGATATTGCCAGCCTTGAATCATCCTTAGGATCACATGGATATCAAGGGTCAAATAGAAATCCAAAGAATCTTCAAAATACAAGTAACAACCATCCAATTCGCAAGAAGATCATCAAG ATGGATGTGTTTCAAGTGGAAGAAAGAGGGTTTTACGTGAGATTGGTGTGCAACAAGGGAGAAGGCATTGCAGCCTCGCTCTATAGGGCTCTCGAGTCCCTTACAAGCTTCAGTGTTCAAAACTCAAACTTGGCTACAACTTCTGAGGGGTTCGTATTAACATTTACTTTGAAT GTTAAAGAAAGTGAGCAGGACATGAACTTGCCAAATTTGAAGCTATGGGTTACTGGGGCTCTTTTGAATCAAGGATTTGAACTTTTTACGGCTTAA
- the LOC118034781 gene encoding E3 ubiquitin-protein ligase RZFP34, whose translation MGSESVAQSDFLEFGDIEASLMEIGSGNYGCSHYRRRCKIRAPCCNEIFDCRHCHNDAKNGLETNPLDRHDIPRHEVTKVICSLCDTEQDVKQNCINCGVCMGKYYCSKCKFFDDDVSKNQYHCDECGICRTGGKENFFHCNKCGCCYSMLMKDAHRCVERAMHHNCPVCFEFLFDTMRDITVLPCGHTIHLECLKEMEQHYRYSCPVCSKSICDLTRLWKKLDQEIAATPMPETYQNKMVWILCNDCGANSHVQFHIVAHKCFRCNSYNTRQTRGGPAASCSSGMTEIRTVSSMSPRS comes from the exons ATGGGGAGTGAATCCGTGGCACAAtcagattttcttgaatttggaGATATTGAAGCATCTTTGATGGAGATTGGTTCTGGGAATTATGG ATGCTCACATTATAGGAGGAGATGCAAGATTAGAGCACCTTGTTGCAATGAAATCTTTGATTGCAGGCATTGTCATAATGATGCTAAG AATGGGTTGGAAACTAACCCACTTGATCGACATGATATTCCTCGCCATGAAGTCACAAAg GTTATTTGTTCACTCTGTGACACCGAACAAGAT GTTAAGCAAAATTGCATAAACTGTGGAGTTTGCATGGGGAAATACTACTGTTCTAAGTGCAAGTTCTTCGATGATGAT gtttcaaaaaatcaataccATTGTGATGAGTGTGGAATATGCAG AACTGGAGGAAAGGAAAATTTCTTCCATTGCAACAAATGTG GTTGTTGTTATTCAATGTTAATGAAGGATGCACACCGTTGTGTTGAAAGGGCTATGCACCATAATTGCCCTGTTTGTTTTGAG TTTTTATTTGACACTATGAGAGATATCACTGTGTTGCCTTGTGGACACACAATACATTTGGAATGCTTGAAAGAGATGGAACAACATTACCG GTATTCATGCCCAGTTTGCTCCAAGTCCATTTGTGATTTGACAAGATTGTGGAAAAAGCTTGATCAAGAG ATTGCTGCAACTCCGATGCCTGAAACGTACCAGAATAAAATG GTGTGGATTCTCTGCAATGATTGCGGAGCAAATTCCCATGTCCAATTCCACATTGTGGCACATAAATGCTTTAGATGCAACTCATACAATACCAGACAGACACGAGGAGGCCCTGCTGCATCATGCTCATCAGGGATGACTGAAATAAGAA CTGTTTCTTCAATGAGCCCGAGaagttaa